A region from the Cannabis sativa cultivar Pink pepper isolate KNU-18-1 chromosome 9, ASM2916894v1, whole genome shotgun sequence genome encodes:
- the LOC115722175 gene encoding PTI1-like tyrosine-protein kinase 1 isoform X1, whose product MDRRDYQRNGLVAHAPPPGYFVRLENRTEDDLYLRKRVRMRRWLCCTCQVEESYPSNENEHLKSPRNYSDGNQKGSRVAAPVKPDVQKAAPPPIEVAALSLEELKEKTDNFGSKALIGEGSYGRVYYASLNNGKAVAVKKLDVSSEPETNVEFLTQVSMVSRLKQENLVELLGYCVEGNLRVLAYEFATMGSLHDILHGRKGVQGAQPGPTLDWMQRVRIAVDAARGLEYLHEKVQPSIIHRDIRSSNVLLFEDFKAKVADFNLSNQAPDMAARLHSTRVLGTFGYHAPEYAMTGQLTQKSDVYSFGVVLLELLTGRKPVDHTMPRGQQSLVTWATPRLSEDKVKQCVDPKLKGEYPPKGVAKLAAVAALCVQYEAEFRPNMSIVVKALQPLLKPPAPAPDAS is encoded by the exons atggatAGAAGAGATTATCAGCGAAACGGTTTAGTG GCACATGCACCTCCTCCTGGCTACTTTGTACGTTTGGAAAACAGAACTGAAGACGATTTGTATTTGAGGAAGAGAGTCAGGATGCGTAGGTGGCTTTGTTGTACTTGTCAGGTAGAAGAGTCTTACCCTTCAAATGAAAATGAGCATTTGAAGAGTCCGAGGAATTATTCAGATG GGAACCAAAAGGGTTCAAGAGTAGCAGCTCCTGTCAAACCTGACGTACAAAAGGCAGCACCACCACCTATTGAGGTGGCTGCTTTGTCTCTGGAAGAACTCAAAGAGAAGACTGATAATTTTGGATCCAAGGCATTGATTGGTGAAGGATCCTATGGAAGAGTGTATTATGCAAGCCTGAACAATGGGAAAGCTGTGGCTGTAAAGAAACTTGATGTTTCTTCTGAACCTGAGACAAATGTTGAATTTTTGACCCAG GTTTCCATGGTTTCTAGATTGAAGCAGGAAAATCTTGTTGAGTTGCTTGGTTATTGTGTTGAAGGAAATCTTCGTGTACTTGCATATGAATTTGCCACCATGGGATCTTTACATGACATATTGCATG GTAGAAAGGGAGTTCAAGGTGCACAACCAGGTCCAACACTTGATTGGATGCAGCGAGTGAGGATTGCTGTTGATGCAGCTAGAGGATTGGAATACTTGCATGAGAAGGTTCAACCTTCTATAATACATAGGGATATCAGATCTAGCAATGTGCTTCTCTTTGAAGACTTCAAAGCCAAGGTTGCAGATTTCAACCTTTCAAATCAGGCCCCTGACATGGCTGCTCGTCTTCATTCTACTCGAGTTTTGGGAACCTTCGGTTATCATGCACCAGA GTACGCAATGACAGGACAATTGACACAGAAAAGTGATGTGTACAGCTTTGGAGTGGTTCTTCTTGAGCTTTTAACTGGGAGGAAGCCTGTTGATCATACCATGCCTCGTGGACAGCAGAGTCTTGTTACTTGG GCTACTCCAAGGTTGAGTGAAGACAAAGTCAAACAATGTGTAGATCCAAAGCTGAAGGGAGAATATCCTCCCAAAGGGGTTGCAaag TTGGCAGCTGTGGCAGCATTGTGTGTTCAGTATGAAGCTGAGTTCCGGCCAAATATGAGCATTGTTGTGAAGGCACTTCAACCGCTCCTGAAGCCACCGGCCCCAGCTCCAGATGCTTCATAA
- the LOC115722175 gene encoding PTI1-like tyrosine-protein kinase 3 isoform X2, whose amino-acid sequence MRRWLCCTCQVEESYPSNENEHLKSPRNYSDGNQKGSRVAAPVKPDVQKAAPPPIEVAALSLEELKEKTDNFGSKALIGEGSYGRVYYASLNNGKAVAVKKLDVSSEPETNVEFLTQVSMVSRLKQENLVELLGYCVEGNLRVLAYEFATMGSLHDILHGRKGVQGAQPGPTLDWMQRVRIAVDAARGLEYLHEKVQPSIIHRDIRSSNVLLFEDFKAKVADFNLSNQAPDMAARLHSTRVLGTFGYHAPEYAMTGQLTQKSDVYSFGVVLLELLTGRKPVDHTMPRGQQSLVTWATPRLSEDKVKQCVDPKLKGEYPPKGVAKLAAVAALCVQYEAEFRPNMSIVVKALQPLLKPPAPAPDAS is encoded by the exons ATGCGTAGGTGGCTTTGTTGTACTTGTCAGGTAGAAGAGTCTTACCCTTCAAATGAAAATGAGCATTTGAAGAGTCCGAGGAATTATTCAGATG GGAACCAAAAGGGTTCAAGAGTAGCAGCTCCTGTCAAACCTGACGTACAAAAGGCAGCACCACCACCTATTGAGGTGGCTGCTTTGTCTCTGGAAGAACTCAAAGAGAAGACTGATAATTTTGGATCCAAGGCATTGATTGGTGAAGGATCCTATGGAAGAGTGTATTATGCAAGCCTGAACAATGGGAAAGCTGTGGCTGTAAAGAAACTTGATGTTTCTTCTGAACCTGAGACAAATGTTGAATTTTTGACCCAG GTTTCCATGGTTTCTAGATTGAAGCAGGAAAATCTTGTTGAGTTGCTTGGTTATTGTGTTGAAGGAAATCTTCGTGTACTTGCATATGAATTTGCCACCATGGGATCTTTACATGACATATTGCATG GTAGAAAGGGAGTTCAAGGTGCACAACCAGGTCCAACACTTGATTGGATGCAGCGAGTGAGGATTGCTGTTGATGCAGCTAGAGGATTGGAATACTTGCATGAGAAGGTTCAACCTTCTATAATACATAGGGATATCAGATCTAGCAATGTGCTTCTCTTTGAAGACTTCAAAGCCAAGGTTGCAGATTTCAACCTTTCAAATCAGGCCCCTGACATGGCTGCTCGTCTTCATTCTACTCGAGTTTTGGGAACCTTCGGTTATCATGCACCAGA GTACGCAATGACAGGACAATTGACACAGAAAAGTGATGTGTACAGCTTTGGAGTGGTTCTTCTTGAGCTTTTAACTGGGAGGAAGCCTGTTGATCATACCATGCCTCGTGGACAGCAGAGTCTTGTTACTTGG GCTACTCCAAGGTTGAGTGAAGACAAAGTCAAACAATGTGTAGATCCAAAGCTGAAGGGAGAATATCCTCCCAAAGGGGTTGCAaag TTGGCAGCTGTGGCAGCATTGTGTGTTCAGTATGAAGCTGAGTTCCGGCCAAATATGAGCATTGTTGTGAAGGCACTTCAACCGCTCCTGAAGCCACCGGCCCCAGCTCCAGATGCTTCATAA